A genome region from Bdellovibrionales bacterium includes the following:
- a CDS encoding transporter substrate-binding domain-containing protein, which translates to MKKAVLGLALLGALGLLWVVLPTSHPAKTDQAEAQPSVLDRVEKTGNIRCGYWIYEPYISKDPNTGKMSGLTVDYLEQTAARVGKKIVWDIEVGFDQILPAINYNRIDMFCVPCSPNDDFRKQFDFAGSFGKLPYYLYVAKNSTITKAQMQTARFAVMDGYLTSPKTLEYFPKSTITSLPQTSSLADLYNHLKYGKVDVLLNEHLSALNYMRNNPDVVRRYEDTPVFTATMSFPNKKGDTRWGAFVQQMTDTTTPENRALFINFLKKYNVSEDALIP; encoded by the coding sequence ATGAAAAAGGCGGTTTTGGGATTGGCGCTTCTTGGCGCTTTGGGTTTGCTCTGGGTGGTTTTGCCTACGTCCCATCCCGCAAAGACAGACCAAGCCGAGGCGCAGCCTTCCGTCCTTGATCGCGTCGAGAAGACGGGGAACATCCGCTGCGGCTATTGGATTTATGAGCCGTATATCTCCAAAGACCCCAACACGGGCAAGATGAGCGGCCTGACCGTCGATTATCTGGAGCAAACCGCCGCGCGTGTGGGCAAGAAAATCGTATGGGATATAGAGGTTGGGTTTGATCAAATTCTGCCCGCCATCAACTATAATCGCATTGATATGTTTTGCGTGCCATGCAGCCCGAATGATGATTTCCGCAAGCAGTTTGATTTTGCCGGAAGCTTTGGCAAGCTGCCTTATTATCTTTATGTTGCCAAGAATAGCACCATTACCAAGGCGCAAATGCAAACCGCGCGTTTTGCCGTGATGGATGGCTATCTCACATCGCCCAAAACGCTGGAGTATTTTCCGAAATCCACCATCACAAGCCTTCCCCAAACGTCGTCTCTGGCCGATCTTTATAACCACCTTAAATACGGCAAAGTGGATGTCTTGCTAAACGAGCATCTTTCGGCGCTGAATTATATGCGTAACAATCCGGACGTTGTTCGCCGCTATGAGGACACGCCTGTTTTCACCGCGACCATGTCCTTCCCGAACAAGAAGGGCGACACCCGATGGGGCGCGTTCGTGCAGCAAATGACCGACACAACAACACCGGAAAACAGAGCCCTCTTTATAAATTTCCTCAAGAAGTATAACGTCAGCGAAGACGCGCTAATACCATAA
- a CDS encoding class I fructose-bisphosphate aldolase: MSLTRRVREILDNYEGETPGTKANLARMLMAGKLGGTGKMVILPVDQGFEHGPARCFAVNPAAYDPHYHYKLAIDAGLSAYAAPLGSLAAGADTFAGAIPTILKMNSANSLSRQKENADQAVTASVDDALRLGCAAIGFTIYPGSDNMYNQFEEIRDLSREAKAKGLAVVVWSYPRGGDLSKDAEMAVDVIAYGAHMATLLGANIIKVKLPTAFLGFKESKKVYESESIPVATMAERVSHIMQCCYDGKRIVVFSGGAAKGEDSVIDDAKAIYAGGGNGSIIGRNCFQRPREDALKLLEQLIAIYKGKA; encoded by the coding sequence ATGAGCTTAACCCGCCGCGTCCGTGAAATTCTTGACAACTATGAAGGCGAAACGCCCGGAACCAAAGCCAATCTGGCGCGCATGCTGATGGCGGGCAAGTTGGGCGGCACAGGCAAGATGGTCATTCTGCCTGTCGATCAAGGCTTTGAGCATGGCCCCGCCCGTTGCTTTGCCGTCAATCCCGCTGCTTATGATCCCCATTATCACTATAAGCTGGCGATTGACGCGGGGCTAAGCGCCTACGCCGCGCCGCTAGGTTCACTGGCCGCTGGAGCCGATACCTTCGCGGGTGCAATCCCCACCATCCTCAAGATGAACAGCGCCAACAGCCTTTCGCGCCAAAAAGAAAACGCGGATCAAGCCGTTACCGCCAGCGTCGATGACGCGCTGCGTTTAGGTTGCGCGGCTATCGGGTTCACGATCTATCCGGGCTCGGACAATATGTATAACCAGTTCGAGGAAATCCGCGACCTATCACGCGAAGCTAAGGCCAAGGGTTTGGCCGTTGTCGTGTGGTCGTATCCTCGCGGTGGCGATCTGAGCAAGGATGCCGAGATGGCCGTGGACGTGATCGCCTATGGCGCTCATATGGCCACCCTGCTTGGCGCAAACATCATCAAGGTCAAGCTGCCAACAGCTTTCTTGGGCTTCAAAGAATCCAAGAAGGTCTATGAATCGGAAAGCATCCCTGTCGCGACGATGGCCGAGCGCGTCAGTCACATCATGCAGTGCTGCTATGACGGCAAGCGCATCGTTGTTTTCTCGGGCGGCGCGGCCAAGGGCGAGGACAGCGTAATCGACGATGCCAAAGCCATCTATGCTGGCGGCGGTAATGGCTCGATCATCGGACGCAATTGCTTCCAGCGCCCGCGTGAGGACGCCCTCAAGCTCCTTGAACAACTCATCGCGATCTATAAGGGAAAAGCCTAA
- a CDS encoding extracellular solute-binding protein, with protein sequence MRTTRLVVAAVVLGGLAAFPPAAFAAPQTSLAMHGMAKQAEGFTHFSYVNPEAPKGGVLRLGVVGSFDSLNPFIVRGTVPQSPAFGLFASVAVYESLMARSWDEPFALYGLLAQSVEVPEDRSSITFHLNPLAKWSDGQPVTADDVLFSFTTLRDQGRPNHRTYYKKVDKAEKLDALSVKFSFKREASGAWDREMPLIMGLMPVLPAHDWADRPFNQTTLRLPVASGPYRITKVDAGRSVTLTRNPDYWGRDLPSQKGMYNFDEVRIDFYRDDSIALQAFKAGAFDLRREPDPKKWARAYEHPAVKDGRIAKERFVHKRTEALSGFILNTRRPLFKDVALREAVGLAFDFDWINRTLFQGLYKRSQSFFPNSELAANDGAADESGGEDAQREQLLKAAALLKKAGYAMRGESLYSPAGEAVAFEVMLSDPAEEKVALEWARGLKRLGIEARVRTVDSAQYQARLNGFDYDVTTGRWFNSLSPGNEQMFFWGCAAAKQNGSRNYAGVCDPVIDALAAAIPAARSRQALVEATRALDRKLMAGHYVVPFYYLGADQVAYWQARFAHPATTPLYGPILESWWKP encoded by the coding sequence ATGAGAACCACAAGGCTTGTTGTGGCGGCGGTTGTACTTGGTGGTCTAGCGGCTTTCCCTCCAGCGGCTTTTGCCGCGCCGCAGACGTCGCTGGCTATGCACGGGATGGCCAAGCAAGCGGAAGGCTTCACGCACTTTTCCTATGTTAATCCTGAGGCTCCCAAGGGGGGAGTTCTACGGCTTGGCGTTGTCGGCTCGTTCGATAGCTTGAACCCGTTTATCGTGCGTGGAACCGTGCCGCAGTCGCCAGCTTTTGGCCTTTTCGCGTCAGTGGCTGTGTATGAAAGCTTGATGGCAAGAAGTTGGGATGAGCCGTTTGCGCTGTACGGTCTTTTGGCGCAGTCGGTTGAGGTTCCAGAGGATCGCTCATCGATCACTTTTCACCTGAACCCATTGGCTAAGTGGTCGGATGGTCAGCCTGTGACAGCGGACGATGTTCTGTTTTCCTTCACGACGCTGCGTGATCAGGGTCGCCCCAACCATCGCACCTATTACAAAAAGGTGGACAAGGCCGAAAAGCTGGATGCGCTGAGCGTCAAGTTTTCTTTCAAGCGTGAGGCGAGCGGCGCATGGGATCGCGAGATGCCGCTGATCATGGGGCTTATGCCTGTGCTCCCCGCGCATGATTGGGCGGATCGGCCTTTTAACCAGACAACGCTTCGCCTGCCCGTGGCCAGTGGCCCCTATCGCATCACGAAGGTCGATGCGGGACGCAGCGTGACGCTCACGCGCAATCCTGATTACTGGGGACGCGACCTGCCCTCGCAAAAGGGGATGTATAATTTCGATGAGGTGCGGATCGATTTCTATCGTGACGACAGCATTGCCTTGCAAGCGTTTAAGGCGGGCGCGTTCGATTTACGGCGCGAGCCTGACCCCAAGAAGTGGGCAAGGGCCTATGAGCATCCCGCCGTGAAAGACGGGCGTATTGCGAAAGAGCGTTTTGTTCACAAGCGCACCGAGGCGCTGTCGGGTTTTATCCTCAATACGCGCCGCCCGTTGTTTAAAGACGTGGCGCTGCGTGAGGCGGTAGGGTTGGCATTCGATTTTGACTGGATTAATCGCACGCTGTTTCAGGGGCTTTATAAGCGCTCGCAAAGTTTCTTTCCGAACTCTGAACTGGCAGCAAACGATGGCGCGGCGGACGAAAGCGGTGGTGAGGATGCGCAGCGCGAGCAGCTTTTGAAGGCGGCGGCTCTTTTGAAGAAAGCGGGTTACGCCATGCGTGGCGAGAGCCTGTATTCTCCGGCGGGGGAGGCGGTGGCGTTTGAGGTGATGCTCAGCGACCCAGCGGAGGAAAAGGTGGCCTTGGAGTGGGCGCGGGGGCTTAAGCGGCTGGGGATTGAGGCGCGGGTGCGCACGGTGGACAGCGCCCAGTATCAAGCGCGGCTGAACGGGTTTGATTACGATGTGACGACGGGGCGCTGGTTTAATTCGCTCTCGCCCGGCAATGAACAAATGTTTTTCTGGGGCTGCGCTGCCGCCAAGCAAAACGGTAGCCGCAATTATGCAGGTGTATGCGATCCCGTGATTGATGCGCTGGCGGCAGCCATTCCGGCGGCGCGGTCAAGGCAGGCGTTGGTGGAAGCCACACGTGCCTTGGATCGCAAGCTGATGGCGGGGCATTACGTTGTGCCGTTTTATTATCTGGGCGCGGATCAGGTCGCGTATTGGCAAGCGCGCTTTGCGCATCCTGCCACAACGCCTCTCTACGGCCCCATCTTAGAGAGCTGGTGGAAGCCATAA
- the rpsA gene encoding 30S ribosomal protein S1, producing MAKSSAKRLFKEDMVGADAPTSGFAALLEGSFGKKGSMEGTVIKGLITRIEKDCAIIDVGLKAEGRVPLKEFAAPGMPSEVKVGDTVEVFLERMEDRNGEASLSREKAKREESWTVLEKLHEKAERVIGVIFGRVKGGFTVDLSGAVAFLPGSQVDIRPVRDITPLMGTPQPFQILKMDRARGNIVVSRRAVLEESRAEARSELVANLKEGQVLQGVVKNITDYGAFVDLGGVDGLLHVTDIAWKRVNHPSEVLQIGAQVTVQVIRFNAETQRISLGMKQLEADPWEGVVARYPAGLKLKGRVTNITDYGAFVELEPGIEGLVHVSEMSWTKKNVHPGKIVATSQEVEVIVLDIDLSKRRISLGIKQCIENPWESFRANHKIGETLSGEIRNITEFGLFVGMPGDIDGMVHMSDLSWDKAGEEAIQAYQKAQMVDVKILDIDVEKERVSLGIKQMTADPFEGMAVNFKKGDVVTCTVTAINDGGIEVSLGDQADSFSGFIKRGDLARDRADQRTDRFAVGEKVDAKITVIDKAAHKVNLSIKAREVEEEKKAMAEYGSSDSGASLGDILGAAIKRAQKKEE from the coding sequence ATGGCTAAATCAAGTGCAAAACGTCTTTTCAAAGAAGACATGGTCGGCGCGGATGCGCCCACAAGCGGCTTTGCCGCACTGCTCGAAGGCTCCTTTGGTAAAAAAGGCAGCATGGAAGGCACTGTTATCAAGGGCCTTATCACGCGCATTGAAAAAGATTGCGCGATCATCGATGTGGGTCTGAAGGCCGAAGGCCGCGTCCCCTTAAAAGAATTTGCCGCACCGGGCATGCCCTCCGAAGTCAAGGTTGGCGACACCGTCGAAGTGTTCTTGGAACGCATGGAAGATCGCAATGGCGAAGCTTCATTGTCTCGCGAAAAAGCGAAGCGTGAGGAAAGCTGGACCGTTCTTGAGAAGCTTCACGAAAAGGCCGAGCGCGTCATTGGCGTTATCTTTGGTCGCGTCAAGGGCGGCTTTACGGTTGACCTTTCGGGCGCTGTCGCGTTCCTGCCGGGCAGCCAAGTTGACATTCGTCCCGTGCGCGATATCACGCCGCTTATGGGAACGCCCCAACCCTTCCAGATTCTGAAAATGGATCGCGCCCGTGGCAACATCGTTGTCTCGCGCCGCGCCGTTCTTGAAGAGTCGCGCGCCGAAGCTCGCAGTGAGCTGGTGGCCAACCTTAAGGAAGGCCAAGTGCTGCAAGGCGTCGTCAAGAACATCACCGATTACGGCGCGTTCGTCGATCTGGGCGGTGTGGACGGTCTTTTGCACGTCACCGATATCGCGTGGAAGCGCGTCAACCATCCTTCGGAAGTCCTGCAAATCGGCGCTCAAGTCACCGTTCAGGTCATCCGCTTTAACGCCGAAACACAGCGCATCAGCCTTGGCATGAAGCAGCTGGAAGCCGATCCTTGGGAAGGCGTCGTTGCGCGTTACCCCGCTGGCCTCAAGCTGAAGGGCCGCGTCACCAACATCACCGACTACGGCGCATTTGTTGAGCTAGAGCCGGGCATTGAAGGCCTCGTCCACGTTTCCGAAATGTCATGGACAAAGAAGAACGTGCATCCGGGCAAGATCGTGGCCACAAGCCAAGAAGTCGAAGTCATCGTTTTGGACATCGATTTGTCCAAGCGTCGCATTAGCCTTGGCATCAAGCAGTGCATCGAAAATCCGTGGGAATCGTTCCGTGCGAACCACAAGATTGGCGAAACGCTGTCGGGTGAAATCCGCAACATTACCGAGTTCGGTTTGTTTGTCGGCATGCCGGGCGACATCGACGGCATGGTTCACATGTCGGATCTGTCGTGGGACAAGGCTGGCGAAGAAGCCATCCAAGCCTATCAGAAGGCCCAGATGGTCGACGTTAAGATTCTTGACATCGACGTCGAAAAGGAACGTGTCAGCTTGGGCATCAAGCAGATGACCGCCGATCCGTTCGAAGGCATGGCCGTCAACTTCAAGAAGGGCGACGTTGTGACCTGCACTGTGACCGCGATTAACGATGGCGGGATCGAAGTCAGCTTGGGCGATCAAGCGGACTCCTTCTCTGGCTTTATCAAGCGCGGCGACTTGGCACGTGATCGTGCCGACCAACGCACGGATCGCTTTGCGGTCGGTGAAAAGGTCGACGCCAAGATCACTGTCATCGACAAAGCGGCGCACAAGGTCAACCTGTCGATCAAGGCGCGTGAAGTCGAAGAAGAGAAGAAGGCTATGGCCGAATATGGATCGTCTGACTCAGGCGCTTCACTTGGCGATATCTTGGGCGCAGCCATCAAGCGTGCGCAAAAGAAAGAAGAGTAA
- the cmk gene encoding (d)CMP kinase has protein sequence MTTPPIIIAVDGLAATGKGTIARRLATHWGYAYLDTGALYRAVGVGVLQAGGDSSDPAAAEKAALALNPHSLQAMEADGSLRTPAASDAASKVAAIQGVRNALLKFQQDFAALPPLGKKGAVLDGRDIGTVIAPHANVKIFVEAAPEIRAHRRFLELQGRGENVTEAAVLADMQARDARDASRATAPTKPAADAVLLDTSDLNADQAFEKAVGIVEKKIN, from the coding sequence ATGACAACCCCTCCGATTATCATTGCCGTGGATGGCCTTGCCGCCACAGGCAAAGGCACCATCGCCCGCCGCCTAGCGACGCATTGGGGCTATGCCTACCTTGACACAGGGGCGCTTTACCGTGCCGTGGGGGTTGGCGTCCTTCAGGCAGGCGGCGATTCATCTGACCCCGCTGCAGCCGAAAAGGCAGCCCTCGCCCTTAACCCTCATTCGCTTCAGGCTATGGAGGCGGACGGCTCTTTGCGCACCCCCGCTGCCTCCGACGCCGCCTCTAAGGTCGCCGCCATCCAAGGCGTTCGCAATGCCCTGTTGAAATTCCAGCAGGATTTTGCCGCGCTCCCACCGCTGGGCAAAAAAGGCGCGGTTTTGGATGGCCGTGACATCGGCACGGTGATCGCGCCCCATGCAAACGTTAAGATATTTGTCGAAGCCGCACCGGAAATAAGGGCCCATAGGCGCTTTCTTGAGTTGCAGGGACGGGGCGAAAATGTTACTGAGGCCGCTGTTCTTGCAGACATGCAGGCGCGTGATGCGCGTGATGCCTCAAGGGCAACCGCTCCAACAAAACCGGCGGCTGATGCTGTCCTACTGGACACATCCGATTTGAATGCGGATCAGGCCTTTGAAAAGGCGGTCGGGATTGTGGAGAAAAAGATAAATTAG